The Dyadobacter sandarakinus DNA window AGCGGCGGCCGGCAGGATAAACTGCTGAATTTTCAGGTTTACATCCACCCGCAGCGGGAGACCCGACGAATGAAAAAGCGTGTAGTTCTGGTTCATTTCGAGCAGGGTACCTACAAATACGAGCTTCCCCCAGTTGAGAATGATAAAAGGCGGCCGGTGCGACTCATCCTGAATGCCATATACGACCAGTTCGAGCTGGGCCAGCTTGGCCGTCACAAATGCTACCTGGGCGTCGCCGTCCATTGCTGCAAATGCCTGTGATACAGCATCAATCGCCTGCTTGGGAATGGGCACAATGCCGGTACCGTCGATGGTAAATTTCAGGTCAAGTACCTCAGGCTCCACCGAGCTGAACTGCGCCTCGGCCTTTTTCTTGGACCCGCCGATCTCAGAAGGATTGAGATAGCGGATCTTAAACTGACGCTGGTACTGTTCCGGATTGATCGGCAGCTCAAAAATGCCGCCCGCAAGGCTCTGGGCTATACTGCTCGCAGCGGCCAGCGGAGAGCTGAAGTCAATGCGCACGGATGTGATCCGAAGCTTGTTAACGTATGCTTTTTCCATTTCAGCGTTCTTTTTGGCGTTCAATCGTGCTCATCACTTTCCGTACTACTGACTCGGTAATGCGGTCTTCCAAAGCACGCAATGCATCCGGATCGGGTTCCGTTGTGTCCTGACCGCCCTGGGTTTCGCCATAGCTGCGCCTGTCGGTAAAGCTGGCATGTACGGTCATTTCAATGATGTAGAACATGGCTTTTATGCGGGGAATGATTTGGTAAAATAATGGTACTGCAGCTCCACGCTCTCGATCACCAGCTCATTGTTCATGGCATTGAAGGGCGAAACCGACCACTTTACAGGATAGGCATGCACCACGTGCCAGGCTACCAGCGGGTTGTGCAATGAGTCCGGCAAGGCAGGGTCCAGCAGGAAAATATCCAGGTCTTTGGGACTGAACGAAAACTCGCCGATCGCCTGGCTGCACCAGTCATGCAATGCCGAACTGACCTTAAAACCCCTTTTCAGCACCAGCTTATCCGAGCTGGTACGCAGGGGCAGCTGGTGCGTAAACCGGTTTTCTCCTCCTTCCCGGAGTGCCAGCGTTTCCAGCATCATAACCAGCCCGGCCACTTCCTGGAAATCCGCCTCAGCTTCGGGAAAGCCGTCGATGCTGACCTTGAAATAAAATCCGACAGGCGGGTAAAAGGCCATTTTTAGGGGTATTTAGTGGTACGAGACAGTCACACCTTCGTGCGCAAGCTCGATGGTTTCAATAGATACCTCGTTGCCGTCGGCCTTCATGTCGCTGAACTGTACCTTGGTCGGGAAGGCATTCTGCAGGTTCCAGGATACAACCTCCACAGCTGCCTCGTCCATCAGGGTGACTGTGACTGTGCGGCGGTAGTCTTTTCTTTTTACCAGCGATTTTTCATTGGCTTTATCCCCTCCGTCAATCCAGTCGTAAAAGTCCCTCACGCCCTTGAACACGCCCCGTTTAAGTACCACATTACTGAACTTCCGGTGGCCTGCGATTTTTCTTTTGGACAGATTGGGATCAATGCCATCGCGGTACTCGATCACATCAACCTGGTAGTCCAGCCCGGTCACTTCGGTAAAACCGATCTCGGTTTCCCGGGAAAGCGAATCCCACTTCACCTTGAAGCGAAATTTGGGTATAGGATAAAATATGTCTGGCATGGTAGTGAATATTTATGGTGGTTTTCGATTAAACCCTAGGCAGCATTGGCCTGGAACTTGTGCTCATAGCGCAGGATGATGAATTCAGCCGGCCGGGCGACCCGGAGCTTGATCTCGACGATCATCCGTCCTTCCAGAATGTCCACGTCGGTCATGGTTTCGGGCAGCCCTACATTTACCTGAAATGCCTCGTTCATGGTGTTACCAAACAATCCGCCGGATTTCCATATCTCAATCAGAAAGTTGCTGATCATAGCCTTCACCTTGATCCAGCTATCGCGGGTATTGGGTGCAAAAACAAAGTCCTGCATGGCCCTTGCGACCGAATCTTCGATGAAATTGAATGTGCGGCGGACAGAAATATACCGCCACTCCAGATCGTTGCCGGTGAGCGTGCGCGCTCCGAAGACCAGGATTCCTTTTCCCTCATAGGTGCGGATCGCATTCACCGACTTGCCCGAACCGGCATCCACGTTCAGGTCGGCATGGAAGTCGTCGTCGATCTCCACGGTTGGGGCAATGACCGCAGCCAGTCCGACATTGGCCGGTGCTTTCCAGACACCCTGGGTAGCGTCTGTCTGTACCATCAGTCCGGCGATGGCCGGGCTGGGTGGCAGGATCACCGGTACTGCATTGATTGCCTCACGTATTTTGTTGAACATCAGATTATTTGAACTTTCCAGATCGCCCATTTTGCTACCTGCGGGCAGAAGTCTGCCTGCCGGCAACTGGTCGTCAATCTCCTTCTGAGCAGCTTCAAATTCGCCAGTTCTGGTATTTTTAGCAGTATCGAAGTCATCGAATGCTTTTTTAATGTCAGCCTTTGCAGTATCCAGGGTAGCACCCGGCTTTTTTAACGCGGCCGTGACTTCTGCGGGAACCGGTAAAGCTTTTTTGCGCAATGCATCTTCAACCTCCTTGCGAAGGGCTCCAAGGTCGGCCGCCGTACTGGCCGCCGCAACATCCTTCGCTTCCGAATAGCCTTTTGCCTGTACGCTCAGCTGGGTAATTGCCTGCTGTTTGAGCAGCAGCGCAGAGGTGAATGCGTGGTGTGAGGCAATGGTCACCCCGGCAGGGTCAAAACGGTAATCTATTGTTGTCTGCAGAAACGGATAGTAGGCACCGCCGTATTTCAGGCTGATATCCTTGGGTATCTTCGTCCTGAAATTATCGCCAATGTAACTGATGTCGGTATTTTTATCATCCACATCCACCACTACGATCCGGTTCACCATTTTCATACAATGTTTGAGGGTGTATGGGATCAGGGTGCCATAATGATCATCGTCGTTGAGGTTTTTACCCGCGTCAGGGAAGGACAGTATGGTGACATCTTTGGCCAGCCGGGCAGCGTCAACACCTTTCTGAAGATCAGCAGCCGCTACGGTATCATCCTCATAATTCCCGACAGAAATAATATAGCCGGGTCCGCCGCCATTGGCATAGTAAAGCTTCATGGCATAATACATTTTGAACTTAAAATCGTCGGCCGGCTGTACCCGCACATCGGTGCGGATGCTGGTAGCCGTTTGAAGATCATCGACAATTTCGAGCAGATCGACACTGATTGCCTGGGCGGGGGCTGTGCCAAAATAGTTTTCGTACTCCCGGAGGTTACGGATACGCACCGGTTTGAGCAAGACATCCTCCCCGTTTTTACTCGCAAATTCGGTATAGCCGATGAAGCATGGCACGGCACTGGGCACCACTCCTATCGATGGGGGTATGGTGGGTACTTCCACCGTAAACACGCCGGGCATCCGGGTATCTGGTAATGCAGCCATAATCAGGTATTTTAAAGTTTAAGGATTCAGATATTGTAAAATATGAGCGACTGGTCGCCGCGTATCCGTACGGTTGAAATATCGGGTACGGGCAATTTTGCATAGCTGGTGTTTCCGCTGATCCCCAGCGCGATCGTAGGCGGACGATGTTCAAGTATGGGGATCGGAACGGTGCTGCCGAATACAAATACATCCTGTACAGAATCGGCATTGCTGTTCCGGATCTTATCGATCGTCGCTTTAAGCCCGGCATCCAGCTCGGCTTCGGACAAGCGGGTAAATTCCACCTGGGCAGGAGATACCACATCACTTACGTGACGGCTGTACGAAATGCGGATATCGTCGCCGGTTCCATAAGGTACTTTCTTGTTTTTTACATCGATCAATACATAATGCCACGCAAGCTCACGATAAGCTATATACGTCACGTACTGTGTACCTGCTTCAACACTGTCATCCAGGCAGAGATCAACAATCCCGAAAAAGGGTTCACTGCTGCCGGCTTCGTCACTGGCATAAAACTCCGGTCCTCCGGGTACCAGCGCAGCGGGCAGGCGGTACAAGCCGGGAGCGGGCAGGTTTACTTCAAGACTGTCGGCCCCGGGTATGGCGGCAAGTGCCGAAAGTACTTTCCAGCCTGCTCCACCTACAAACTTCTCGATCAGAATCTCGCCCGGCCAGGCTGCCACATCCAGTGTAAACCGCTCCGGGCGCAAAGGTGGGAGCACATCCGCATCAGACAGTGCCGCTTCTTTGGTAAGACCAGCCCTGAGCGAACCGTCGGTAAGGTTTGCATTGGTCAGGTAAAACCTGCGTGTGCCCGGCGACACTCCGGTACCGTTACTCCACGAAAACCGGCTTACATTTCCAAGCAATGGATTATTCAGCAGCACTTTAAAGGACAGGCAAACGGGTTTGCTGATGGGAACCTCAGGCTGCCCCTCCTCCATTTTCTGCAGAATCAGCACCTGGTCTCCGGCTTGCCTCAGCACCAGTCCGAAGCTTTCCAGGACCGGTACGCATCCGGCCGCAGGAACCAGCGTGAAGTCACGGCTCCGCCCGTTTTGATAATAGCTGTGTGCAAATCCGATTGAACACAAAAGCCGGTATGCAATGTGCAGCATAAACAAGTCATTTAAGGGTTTTACCTTACTCAGTTAAGATGTTCGACACTGTCGATGTTCGTAATTACGTCGGCACCGTTCAACGGTGACTGCTGTACGTACAGGAGCCTGGCTTTATACAGCACCGACGGCATCGAATGTCCGCCCAGCACTGTCCAGAGATTATGCAGGTTCTCAAAACCAATGTTGTGTATCGTAAAAGTGAGCTTGTGCGTGTTGCTGAACTCGTCGGTATAGCTCATGTGCTGCTGGGCCTGAAAAAACTGAAGAACCAGCCCGAGGTGTTTCAATGC harbors:
- a CDS encoding CIS tube protein; the protein is MEKAYVNKLRITSVRIDFSSPLAAASSIAQSLAGGIFELPINPEQYQRQFKIRYLNPSEIGGSKKKAEAQFSSVEPEVLDLKFTIDGTGIVPIPKQAIDAVSQAFAAMDGDAQVAFVTAKLAQLELVVYGIQDESHRPPFIILNWGKLVFVGTLLEMNQNYTLFHSSGLPLRVDVNLKIQQFILPAAAAAAMSLLSPDLTRQREVKASDTLLNLCTTIYEEPDYYLEVARINGLTNFRKLKPGSALLFPPVGD
- a CDS encoding phage tail protein codes for the protein MAFYPPVGFYFKVSIDGFPEAEADFQEVAGLVMMLETLALREGGENRFTHQLPLRTSSDKLVLKRGFKVSSALHDWCSQAIGEFSFSPKDLDIFLLDPALPDSLHNPLVAWHVVHAYPVKWSVSPFNAMNNELVIESVELQYHYFTKSFPA
- a CDS encoding phage tail protein, which codes for MPDIFYPIPKFRFKVKWDSLSRETEIGFTEVTGLDYQVDVIEYRDGIDPNLSKRKIAGHRKFSNVVLKRGVFKGVRDFYDWIDGGDKANEKSLVKRKDYRRTVTVTLMDEAAVEVVSWNLQNAFPTKVQFSDMKADGNEVSIETIELAHEGVTVSYH
- a CDS encoding phage tail sheath family protein translates to MAALPDTRMPGVFTVEVPTIPPSIGVVPSAVPCFIGYTEFASKNGEDVLLKPVRIRNLREYENYFGTAPAQAISVDLLEIVDDLQTATSIRTDVRVQPADDFKFKMYYAMKLYYANGGGPGYIISVGNYEDDTVAAADLQKGVDAARLAKDVTILSFPDAGKNLNDDDHYGTLIPYTLKHCMKMVNRIVVVDVDDKNTDISYIGDNFRTKIPKDISLKYGGAYYPFLQTTIDYRFDPAGVTIASHHAFTSALLLKQQAITQLSVQAKGYSEAKDVAAASTAADLGALRKEVEDALRKKALPVPAEVTAALKKPGATLDTAKADIKKAFDDFDTAKNTRTGEFEAAQKEIDDQLPAGRLLPAGSKMGDLESSNNLMFNKIREAINAVPVILPPSPAIAGLMVQTDATQGVWKAPANVGLAAVIAPTVEIDDDFHADLNVDAGSGKSVNAIRTYEGKGILVFGARTLTGNDLEWRYISVRRTFNFIEDSVARAMQDFVFAPNTRDSWIKVKAMISNFLIEIWKSGGLFGNTMNEAFQVNVGLPETMTDVDILEGRMIVEIKLRVARPAEFIILRYEHKFQANAA